GGCACCATCCCGGAGATCATGCAGACACGGCTGCGCGAGACGGGCCGCTGGCTGCGCGTCAACGGCGAGGCGATATACGACACGACGTACTGGTCGCGCATGGCACAGCTGGGCGAGGAACTGCGGTTCACGGTCCGGCAGAACGAGGCGTTCTACATCCACTCGCTGGCCCGGCCGGGCGCGAAGCTCACCGTCGAGGCCCCGGTGCCGATCCGCAACGGCGACAAGGTGACGATGCTCGGCCACGACCGCCCGCTGACCTGGACCGTCAGCAACGGCTCGCTCGTGATCGACGTACCCGAAGCGGCCCGCAGGGCGGGGCAGTACGTGTGGGTGTTCAAGGTGGAGTGGCAGGGTTGAAGTTCCCCCGTGACCGTGGACAGCGGGTGGTTACGCTGCGGGGGCGAGGTCCTGCGTCGGTCAGTGCCCTGGTTCCAAGCGGGGTGACGCACCTCTGGGAACTGTCTTCAGTTGCGATCAAGCCCGGGGTGGGGTGTCGGTCCGATAGGACTGTGGTGTGACGCGTGCGCAACTTAGAGGTCCTAACAAAGGCGTTGGACGTGTCGGTGGGTGATGAGGCAGGTGGCGAGGCCAAGGAAGGCTTCGTGGATGTCGTCGCGTCTTTCCCAGCGGATGCGCAGGCGGCGGAAGCCGTGGAGCCAGGAGATGGTGCGTTCGACGACCCAGCGGAAGATGCCCAGGCCGGAGCCGTGCGGCTGTCCGCGTTCGGCGACCACGGGCCGGATACCGCGTTTCCGCAGCAGCCGCCGGTACTTGTCGTGGTCATAGCCGCGGTCGGCGAAGAGCATGTCCGGCCGTCTGCGTGGCCGTCCGACGACGCCGGCCACGGGTGGGACCTTGTCCAGCAGGGGCAGGAGTTGGGTGACGTCGTTACGGTTCCCGCCGGTCAGCGACACAGCGAGCGGGACGCCCTGGCCATCGACAAGGACGTGGTGTTTGCTGCCCGGCCGTGCGCGGTCGACCGGGCTGGGACCGCTTTTGAGCCTCTGCGGGCCGCCCGCACGTGGGAGGAGTCGATCACCGCCCGCGACCAGTCCAGCTGCTTCGCCGACCGCAGCCTCTTCAGCAGCACCAAGTGCAGCTGGTCCCACACGCCGGCCTCGTTCCAGGCGGCCAGGCGTCGCCAGCACGTCATACCCGAACCAAAGCCCAGCTCCTGGGGCAGGTACTCCCACTGGATGCCGGTGTGCAGCACGAACAGGATCCCGCACAGGGCCTGCCGGTCAGGCACTCGCGGCCGGCCCGCCACCAGCTTCGGCCCCGGCTCGGGCAGTAACGGCTCGATGAGCGACCACAGTTCGTCCGACACGATCCACGGCCGCGACTGACGTTTCCCCACGACCCGACCAACGAGCAGACAAGCCCGATGGTCACTTGATCAACAACTTCTGTTAGGACCTCTTAACGACAGCGAGTGGGAGTTCATCGGGCCGTTCCTACCCGTCGGCAGATTCGGCCCGTGCCCCGAGCGGCTGCGTGAGCAGTTCGAGGGGGTGATCTGGAGGTTCCGCACAGGCAGCCAGTGGCGGGGGATGCCTGAACGGTTCGGCGCCTGACAGACGGTCTACAACCGCTTCATGCGGTGGCGGGACGCCGGCGTCTTCCAGGCCCTGCTGGAAGAGGCGATCGCCGAAGCCGCTCACAGGGACGAGATCGACATGTCCCTGGGGGCGGCCAGGGGCCGCCAGGTCGAAATCGATCAGAGCCGCGGCACGGCCGTCGCGGAAGACGACGTTGTCCGGGCACACATCGTTGTGGCACAGGATCGTTCCTCCCGCCGGGTCAGCCAGGGCTCGGGGCCACTCGACGCATGTGTCGACCGAGATGGCCGCGCTGGTCTCGTGCAGGCGACGCAGCAGGCTTCCTACCGATCTCAGCGCGGTCTCTGTCATCACCCAGCGCGGAAACGGTGGTAGGGCGACGTCTCCGGGGATGAAGGTCAGCTGCTCGCGGCCGTTCGCGGTGAGACGGACCGGCGTCGGAGCCGCGTCGAAGCCGTGCTCTTTGAGCGCGAGGAGGTGGGTGTGGAGGGCGCGCGCGGTGCGCGGCGCTGGGCGTTCCACCAGGGCTCCGCGGCGGAAGACCGCGCCCGCGTTCACCATGCCGCCGACCAGTGCTTCGCCCTCTGTCACCTCGCCCTCAACCATCATGCGATCACGCTATCGTCAGGTCGGCCGTGTGTGGGACGGCCCCGAAATGGGCTTCGAACTTGGTCGCTCACCTGGGCATTCACCGGACGCTGAGGCGGCCTTCGTCTGAATCATGTGCTCCGACCAAGGTGCACGTGACCACGATGAAGGCCGTGAGGGTGAGTCTGCTGCCTGATGCCGCCGCAGGGAAAGCGTTCGCGGAAGCGTCACGCTTCGGGACGAGTTGTATGCGTGTCTGACCGTACGGGGCGATGAGCTGTTCGAGCTGGTGGACGCGGTTCTATGTGCTCCGGGGGCGGTGCACTCGGCGGTGGAGTTGACGTTGTTGCCTGAGCACCGGCGTGGGCACGGGGCTGTGTACGACGCCTCAATCATGGGCAGATCGATGCCGACCGACTGCGTTCGCTGCTGGCTGGCCTTCCGCGTCCTCGTTTCCCGGAAGGGAGGCTGGTGCGGGCGGTGGACGTCTCGCCGTGGCCGCGGTCGGACGCGCCGTGCTCCCTTTCATCCTCGCTCGCCAGCCGATAGTCGTACCGATGCGTATCGCGACAGCGTCCTTTCGCTCACGGACCTTACCGAGCTGCGCGTGCGACCCGGGCCGCCTCCACCTTCGCGCCGTCGCGCTCGGGATTCACCAGCAGCGCGAAAAGCGCGCCTCCCGCAATGGCGATGCCACCCATCAGCATGAACACGTTGGTGTAGCCCTCGGCGAGCGAGCCCGCGGATCGGGCCGCGTCCAGTACGACACCCGTGACCCATGGCCCGGCGGCGGCGAGGAAACCGGCGACGGCTACGCCGATCGACAGGACGCTTGTGCGCTGCCCCGGCGGCACGATCTGCACCAGGGCCGGGTTGGCCACGGCATGGACGGTCATGGCCAGCCCGTAGCCCATCATCAGCAGGGCCATCGGGAGCACTGCACCGGAGACGAGGGGAAGGGCCGCCAGGAAGACACCGCCGAGCGCGAGCAGCCCACCGCCCCATATCCCGCGCACGATTCGGGACGTGGCCCCCTTCCTGAGCCTCCGGTCGCTCCACCCGCCGTAGAGGTACAAGAACACCATCGCGGAGATGCTCGGCACGCCGAAAAGCGAGCCCGCCGTGACCGCCGAGAACCCCAGCGCCTCCTGGAAGTAGGACGGAAGCCAGGTCAGGACCACGACCACGAGCATCGAAGAGGCCGTGAACGCGGCCACGTACCCGACGAAGGTGCCTGTCAGCAGGATGGTCCCTATGGGCGCACGAGATCCGGTCTGTGTGACGGTTCCGGTCCCGGCCTGGCCGTAGGGGCCCTCTCTCCCGAGGAAGAACCAGGCCGGCGCCCAGGCGAAGCCCAGGAGCGCCACGGCGAGGAAGCCCGCCTCCCAGCTCCATGCGGCGATCATTAAGGCCAGCAGCGGGGCGAAGAGCAGCTTGCCGAGTGACGCCCCGGTCGTGAGCAGCGCCGTGGGGAATCCGCGCCGTTCGTCGGGCCACCAGGAGTAGGCGGCCGCGTGCGCCACCGGTCCGGTGGGACCCTCCGCCGCCCCGAGTATGAACCGGGTCGCCAACAGCAGCCCGCCCGAGGCGGCGAAGAAGATGGGCAACTGGAGGAGCGACCACACCACCACGAGGGTGAACAGAGTGGCCTTGATGGGCAGCCGATCGGCCACGAAGCTGTACAGCAGCGCGGCGGCCGGGCCGAGCAGGCCGGCGGCGCTGCTGATGCTGCCGAACTCGGCGGCCGAGAGTCCGAGGTCGGCCATCGCCGGTTGCGCGACCAGCCCGAGAATCGCCTTGTCCAGGTATGCGATCAAGGTGCACCCGAGGAGCATGAGAGTGACGGCCCAGGCCATGACCGGGCGGTGCTTCTCCGGGTTCGTGGCCGCCGTGCTGTCGGTCGTGGCCGGTTCCTGCTGCGGCGGGACGCGCTCGCTCACCATGGTGTGTTCCTTGTGCGGATGTCGCGGCCCGCCCGTTCGCTCTGGTTACGGCCGAACGGGTACGCGGGAACTGGGCAGAAGGGCGGGCGTACGGACGCCGGCGCAACGATGTCGTGGTGCCGGATACGCGGAGTTCGGTCCGGGGAGTGCTGGTCCGGCGAGCGTCGCCGTCCCCCACCTTGCCGGCAGTGCCCGTCACAGCGGCTCGTGCGGTAGTGCCGTGCGGCCGGTGGCGGTTCCGGTGTCGAGGTCCTGCACGTCCGGCCCGGTCGAGCCCCCGTACGTGGCGATCTTGTACTCGGTCGCCGTGAGGGAAAGGGACAGCTCACGAATCCGGCGGCGGATGGTGTCGCGATGTTCGAGCAGCATGTCGAGTCGCTCGGGCACCGTGTGCTCCCCGGCGTCGACGAGCGAGATGTAGTGCTGCAGATCGCGCATCGGCATACCGGACAGCCGCATCCGGGTGAGGAACACCAGGCGCCGCACCGCGTCGGCGTCGTAGACGCGATGGCCGTTGCTGTCGCGGGCCACCTCGACCAGTCCGGCCCGCTCGTAGTAGCGCAGCGTGTGGGGCGAGATGTCGAGGAGGTCGGCGACCTCGGTGATCACCATCGACTCGGGCACGTCGGCCAGGTCGGTGAGGCGGTGGATCGCCTCAACCGACAGCGGGCCGTCGTCCCCGAGCGTTGCGAGCGCCCGGTTCATCAGATCGTCAGTAGCCATGTCAGCCAACCTGGATCGGTCGGACCGACGCCGGGACACCTTCGAAGTCGGCGCTGCGGGCGGTCCCGGCCCACCGCTCCACCTCGTCCAGGCCCCGCCGGTAAGCACCCGAGATACGCTCGACCGCCTCGCGCCCGAGCGGCAGCCGCAGCGGCACCTCGTCACTGTGCGCGAGCGACACGATGATCTCGGCCGCCCGCGCCGGGTCACCTTCCTGGAGGCCGTCGGCCCCGGCCAAGTCAGCGCGGACGTCGGAGAGAAGGTCACGGTAGGTCTCGGACGCCTCGGCGAACTCAAGCACGTCGGCCGCGTTGAAGTCGGTCCGGAACCGGCTGGGCTCGACGATCATCACGCGGATCCCGAACGGCGCAACCTCCCCAGCCAGGGCCTCGGACCAGCCTTCGAGGGCGAACTTCGACGCGGAGTACGTCGACACGCCGGGGAACGACATCCGGCCGGCCTGGCTGCTCATCTGCACGATCGTCCCGGTGCCCCGCGCGTGCATCGCAGGCAGCGACGCACGGACGAGCGCGGCAGGGCCGAACAGGTGCAGATCCATCAGCTCACGCAGCTGCGCGTCGCTGACCTCCTCGACCGCTCCGACCACGGCCCGGCCCGCGTTGTTGACGAGCACGTCGAGCTGACCGAAGCGGTCGAGGGTGTCCCGCACGAGGTCCGCAGCCGCAGTGATGTCTCGGGCGTCGTACTTCGCGATCAGGCAGTTGTCCGGGTACCTGGCCTCCAGGTCGGCCACGCTCTCGGGCCGGCGCACCGCCGTTACCACATAGTCGCCCTTCGCGAGCGCCGATTCCGCCAGTGCGCGCCCGAAACCGCGGGACGCGCCGGTGATGATCCATGTCTGTTTGCTCATGGCGGCGACGCTAGGGTTTTGAGCGCGCTCGAACGCAAGCCTGCGCGACCACGACACGGAAGATCACGACCGGAAAGCGCACCACGCATGGGCCCGCGCGCGGCACCGCGCAGCGGCAGGCTCCGCGAGCGAGGAATCCGGCACCGCATCTCCCGCAAGGACATCGAGTACGCCACCCGGCTGGGTCGGCACCGCCTGGTGGTGGAGCATCGGCTGCCGCCGCCTCACCACATGAAGCGGATGCGCCAGGTCTGGGCCGGACTGAAACGGACATGGAACCGCCGCGCGATCACCGTCGCCACCCGGGCCAGCGTCCACCACTGGTCCTCCACCCAGCCGTGCGCGGACGGCCCCTTGGACCGCAGGGCCTCCACTCCGCCGTCCCGCCAGCGGGCATGCCAGGCGTAAGCGGACTTGCGCGAGACCCGTAACCGCCGCGCGACCTGCGGCGGCGTCACCCCTTGCACGAATAACTCGGCAGCCTCGAACCGCACGTGCTCCCGCCGGGCCCGCTGTTTCGCGGTCAGGCCACCCCCATCGGGATACCGCATGACACCGAGATACACCCACCACCGAGATCACCGTCACCCTAAGGGCTCGCAGAGAATCAACATGCTGATTTGATCTCGGTGGGGCTGCTGTTTGCGAGGAACGCGGTGACGTCAGCGGGCGTGCGGAACCTGGCTGTCGAGGGTGGAATGGTGTAGCCGTGCTCAGCCAGGAGGGGCTGGACTTGGCGAACGGCCCTGGTGAGGGTGCTGCCGTTGACTCCGAAGAGCTGGGCGAGCAGGTCTCGGGTGCCGAGTTTGCGCAGGTAGAGCACGGTGGCCAGGACTCTGTCGGCGGTGGTCAGCCTGTCCTTCGCCCCTGCGCCGCGAGCGCGGATGCGCTCACCTCCTCGTTGCTGGAGCCGTCCCTGCTCACGTAACTCATCGAGTTTCGCGACCAGTTGGTCAACGAGTTCGTCCAGTGCCGGTTCGGGCATGCCGGTCAGCTCCGGGTTGCGCAGACCCCCAGTGCCGGGCGGCAGGGATGGGCCAGCTGATCGCGGGCTCTTGGCTTCACCGGCTGCGGTGGTGGTGTCGCGAGGCTGAGGGTGGAGGGTGTAGTTCCAGTCGCCGTGGAAGCGGTGCCGGTGCATGGGCAGGGCGTCGATGTCGCTGTCGGTGACCTTGATGCCGGTGTCGTAGGTGCCTGGGTCGAGTTCGGCGTGGACTTTCAGCCCAGTGCGGGTGGTGGTCGCTGCGATGCTGTTCACGATGACGTCGTGGCTGGTCAGTGGGCGGCCGCGCCAGTTCATGGAGATGTGGGAGAACAGCCGGTGCTCGATCTTGTTCCATTTCGAGGTGCCCGGCGGCATGTGGCAGACTGTGATATCCAGGCCCATCTCGGCGGCCAGGGCGGCGAGTTCGGTCTTCCAGGCGCGGGTGCGGTAGCCGTTGGAGCCGCCCGCGTCCGCAGTGATCAGCAGACGGGTGGCAGCCGGATAGTCGTGCCGGCCGCGGGCCTGCCACCAGCGGCGGATGGAGGCGACAGCGAACGCGGCGGTGTCGTGATCAGTGCCGACACTGACCCAGCCGGTATTCGCGGCGACGTCGTAGATCCCGTACGGGATCGCCTTGCCCGGTCCCTGACGGTCCAGGAAATCGTGCGTCTTGACCAGGACCGGCTCACGGGCCGGCCGCCACTGGTGACCCGCATTCTTGTAGTCGCCGACGAGTTCCTTCTTCTTCGCGTCCACGCTGATCACCGGCTGGCCGGCACCCATATGCTCCCTGGCCCGCTCGTTGATGTAGCGGAACTGGGCGTCACGGTCCGGGTGCTGCTTGCCCTCGACGGTCTTGGCGCCGGCCTGCAGGCTGAAGCCCTCCTGGCGCAGCAGGTCCCCGACCGTGTCCGCGCTCACCCGGTGCCCCCGACGGGTCAGCTCGGCCGCGAG
This region of Streptomyces caelestis genomic DNA includes:
- a CDS encoding MFS transporter; the protein is MVSERVPPQQEPATTDSTAATNPEKHRPVMAWAVTLMLLGCTLIAYLDKAILGLVAQPAMADLGLSAAEFGSISSAAGLLGPAAALLYSFVADRLPIKATLFTLVVVWSLLQLPIFFAASGGLLLATRFILGAAEGPTGPVAHAAAYSWWPDERRGFPTALLTTGASLGKLLFAPLLALMIAAWSWEAGFLAVALLGFAWAPAWFFLGREGPYGQAGTGTVTQTGSRAPIGTILLTGTFVGYVAAFTASSMLVVVVLTWLPSYFQEALGFSAVTAGSLFGVPSISAMVFLYLYGGWSDRRLRKGATSRIVRGIWGGGLLALGGVFLAALPLVSGAVLPMALLMMGYGLAMTVHAVANPALVQIVPPGQRTSVLSIGVAVAGFLAAAGPWVTGVVLDAARSAGSLAEGYTNVFMLMGGIAIAGGALFALLVNPERDGAKVEAARVARAAR
- a CDS encoding SDR family NAD(P)-dependent oxidoreductase translates to MSWSRRLAFERAQNPSVAAMSKQTWIITGASRGFGRALAESALAKGDYVVTAVRRPESVADLEARYPDNCLIAKYDARDITAAADLVRDTLDRFGQLDVLVNNAGRAVVGAVEEVSDAQLRELMDLHLFGPAALVRASLPAMHARGTGTIVQMSSQAGRMSFPGVSTYSASKFALEGWSEALAGEVAPFGIRVMIVEPSRFRTDFNAADVLEFAEASETYRDLLSDVRADLAGADGLQEGDPARAAEIIVSLAHSDEVPLRLPLGREAVERISGAYRRGLDEVERWAGTARSADFEGVPASVRPIQVG
- a CDS encoding IS5 family transposase (programmed frameshift), translating into MGKRQSRPWIVSDELWSLIEPLLPEPGPKLVAGRPRVPDRQALCGILFVLHTGIQWEYLPQELGFGSGMTCWRRLAAWNEAGVWDQLHLVLLKRLRSAKQLDWSRAVIDSSHVRAARRGSKSGPSPVDRARPGSKHHVLVDGQGVPLAVSLTGGNRNDVTQLLPLLDKVPPVAGVVGRPRRRPDMLFADRGYDHDKYRRLLRKRGIRPVVAERGQPHGSGLGIFRWVVERTISWLHGFRRLRIRWERRDDIHEAFLGLATCLITHRHVQRLC
- a CDS encoding MerR family transcriptional regulator, giving the protein MATDDLMNRALATLGDDGPLSVEAIHRLTDLADVPESMVITEVADLLDISPHTLRYYERAGLVEVARDSNGHRVYDADAVRRLVFLTRMRLSGMPMRDLQHYISLVDAGEHTVPERLDMLLEHRDTIRRRIRELSLSLTATEYKIATYGGSTGPDVQDLDTGTATGRTALPHEPL
- a CDS encoding transposase, whose amino-acid sequence is MGPFLPVGRFGPCPERLREQFEGVIWRFRTGSQWRGMPERFGA
- a CDS encoding ISAzo13 family transposase; this encodes MGVSDEVCSQLAVKFGMLFPHLDERQRRLLMGAEARILGHGGIRAVARAAQVSETTVRKGVDELDAGEEPLGRVRRPGGGRKKAVYLDPGLRPALLALVEPDERGDPMSPLRWTVKSTRNLAAELTRRGHRVSADTVGDLLRQEGFSLQAGAKTVEGKQHPDRDAQFRYINERAREHMGAGQPVISVDAKKKELVGDYKNAGHQWRPAREPVLVKTHDFLDRQGPGKAIPYGIYDVAANTGWVSVGTDHDTAAFAVASIRRWWQARGRHDYPAATRLLITADAGGSNGYRTRAWKTELAALAAEMGLDITVCHMPPGTSKWNKIEHRLFSHISMNWRGRPLTSHDVIVNSIAATTTRTGLKVHAELDPGTYDTGIKVTDSDIDALPMHRHRFHGDWNYTLHPQPRDTTTAAGEAKSPRSAGPSLPPGTGGLRNPELTGMPEPALDELVDQLVAKLDELREQGRLQQRGGERIRARGAGAKDRLTTADRVLATVLYLRKLGTRDLLAQLFGVNGSTLTRAVRQVQPLLAEHGYTIPPSTARFRTPADVTAFLANSSPTEIKSAC